A single genomic interval of Spinacia oleracea cultivar Varoflay chromosome 6, BTI_SOV_V1, whole genome shotgun sequence harbors:
- the LOC110777656 gene encoding probable pectinesterase 8 encodes MISLKYASFVLLISVGLSLNSTNYLSNYPPLLSLKHIYKVAPNINMMLSRHHGHGSHNHHHHHHHHHHHHKDKDDHQNITVNICDDFPPDFPPADTNLTSILCVDSKGCCNYTTVQSAVDAAPLLSQKRVIIWINSGLYYEKVMVPKNKANITFQGQGYTSTAIVWNDTANSAHGTFSSASLEVFGPNFVAKNISFMNVAPIPSPGAVGAQAVAIRIGGDLAAFWGCGFFGAQDTLHDDRGRHYFKDCYIQGSIDFIFGNGRSFYENCALISIASPIPAGQRNINGVVTASGRGSEEEKSGFVFYNCSIGGTGRIWLGRAWRSYSRVLFAYTTMSDIIAPEGWNDFNNPNNDQTVFYGEYMCSGPGATSTTRVPYEQKLNQTIVAPFLNLTYIEADQWLDSYTTNLVLHSPTPTPTTPTPTPTPTPFL; translated from the exons ATGATTAGTCTCAAATATGCATCATTCGTCTTGTTAATCTCCGTCGGGTTATCCTTAAACTCGACTAATTATCTTAGTAATTATCCTCCGCTACTATCCTTGAAACACATCTACAAGGTTGCGCCTAACATTAACATGATGTTAAGCCGTCATCATGGACATGGATCacataatcatcatcatcatcatcatcatcatcatcatcatcacaaaGATAAAGATGATCATCAAAATATAACAGTCAATATTTGTGATGATTTCCCGCCAGATTTTCCTCCTGCTGATACCAATTTGACATCAATATTGTGTGTTGATAGTAAAGGATGTTGTAACTACACAACGGTTCAATCTGCTGTGGATGCTGCCCCTCTTCTTAGCCAGAAAAGAGTCATTATTTGGATCAACTCGGGTTTGTACTA TGAAAAGGTGATGGTTCCAAAAAATAAGGCAAACATAACCTTCCAAGGGCAAGGGTATACCTCTACCGCTATTGTATGGAATGATACAGCCAACTCTGCTCATGGCACTTTCAGTAGTGCTTCACTTGAAGTATTTGGTCCTAACTTCGTTGCTAAGAACATAAGTTTTATG AATGTAGCTCCAATACCTAGTCCTGGGGCGGTAGGAGCACAAGCAGTGGCTATTAGAATCGGGGGAGATCTAGCTGCCTTTTGGGGTTGCGGTTTCTTTGGAGCTCAAGACACACTTCATGATGATAGAGGCCGCCATTACTTTAAGGATTGTTATATCCAAGGTTCAATCGATTTCATCTTTGGAAATGGAAGATCATTTTACGAg AATTGCGCATTGATCTCCATAGCAAGCCCAATTCCAGCAggacaaagaaatataaacggAGTAGTAACCGCGAGTGGAAGAGGGTCTGAAGAAGAGAAGTCTGGGTTTGTATTCTACAATTGTAGTATTGGAGGAACAGGTAGAATTTGGCTTGGACGTGCATGGCGTTCATATTCTCGTGTACTCTTTGCTTACACCACCATGTCTGATATTATTGCCCCTGAGGGCTGGAATGACTTCAACAACCCCAACAATGACCA GACTGTGTTCTACGGCGAATATATGTGTTCAGGACCCGGCGCAACTTCCACTACAAGAGTGCCTTACGAACAAAAGCTTAATCAAACAATAGTTGCTCCTTTCCTTAATCTTACATACATTGAAGCAGATCAGTGGTTGGACTCTTATACTACTAACCTTGTACTCCATTCTCCTACTCCTACTCCTACTACTCCTACTCCTACTCCTACTCCTACaccttttttgtaa
- the LOC110777655 gene encoding plastid-lipid-associated protein, chloroplastic-like, producing MSIISQFCLLPVKSHTSPSQTQQFTTKSRLLSPTPLNSTLLSSGAKREISTITVKAAASSESFEWGSEKPTTSSNGGAAIAVADEETAVDVDENSRLKQQLVDSFYGTDRGLKASSDTRAEVVELITQLEAKNPTPSPTDALSLLNGKWILAYTSFSGLFPLLSQGKLPLVKVDEISQTIDSQNLTVQNSVQFSGPLATTSLSTNAKFEVRSPKRVQIKFVEGIIGTPQITDSVVLPENVEFLGQKIDLTPLKGLFNSVQDTASSVARSISSQPPLKFNINQNEGSWLLTTYLDQELRISRGDGGSVFVFVKEGSALLSP from the exons ATGTCGATAATCTCGCAATTTTGCCTACTGCCGGTAAAATCCCACACTTCACCTTCACAAACCCAACAGTTTACCACCAAATCCCGGCTCCTTTCTCCAACCCCACTAAACTCGACCCTTTTGAGCTCAGGGGCAAAAAGGGAAATCTCAACCATCACTGTGAAAGCAGCAGCGTCATCAGAGTCATTTGAGTGGGGATCAGAAAAACCCACCACCAGCAGCAACGGCGGTGCAGCGATTGCAGTTGCGGATGAGGAGACGGCAGTGGATGTGGATGAGAATTCTAGGTTGAAGCAACAACTGGTGGATTCGTTTTACGGGACAGATAGAGGGTTGAAAGCAAGCAGTGACACGAGGGCGGAGGTTGTAGAGTTGATTACGCAATTAGAAGCGAAGAATCCAACACCTTCTCCTACTGATGCTCTTTCTCTTCTCAATGGCAAGTGGATTTTAGC ATACACATCATTTTCTGGCTTGTTCCCACTGCTTTCCCAGGGGAAATTACCACTTGTCAAAGTGGACGAAATCTCACAGACTATTGATTCTCAAAATTTAACTGTCCAGAACTCGGTGCAGTTTTCAGGTCCCCTGGCTACCACTTCTCTCAGTACCAATGCCAAGTTTGAAGTCCGCAGCCCCAAACGTGTTCAG ATCAAGTTTGTTGAAGGAATCATTGGCACTCCCCAGATAACCGACAGCGTAGTTTTACCTGAGAATGTAGAGTTTCTGGGGCAAAAAATTGATCTTACACCTTTGAAGGGCTTGTTTAACTCAGTACAGGACACTGCTTCATCAGTTGCAAGGTCAATTTCCAGTCAACCACCGTTGAAATTCAACATTAATCAAAATGAAGGGTCGTGGTTGCTTACTACCTACCTCGATCAAGAGCTTCGAATCTCAAGGGGTGACGGAGGCAGTGTGTTTGTTTTCGTAAAGGAAGGAAGTGCTCTTTTGTCTCCCTAA